The candidate division KSB1 bacterium genome window below encodes:
- a CDS encoding radical SAM protein: protein MEKYDGEQGQRNLSTAKVGLVQTAHAGIYVPLQHCDTLWFQVGGTICNLWCTHCFISCSPRNHTFGFMSRRQVREYLAESVRLGVKEYYFTGGEPFMNHELLDILSDTLALGPASVLTNGLLLSPRVARELQQLAAHSPYTLELRISLDGFSPATNDPIRGRGTFARALQGVANLVQAGFLPIITCMQSWPDEQHDQVLAGFRAALADIGYTRPRLKILPPLRIGREAERERGYTPAERVTPEMMAGYDTGVLLCSSSRTATDRGVFVCPILIEKPDAKLGDSLAEALHPFPLRHQACYTCYLSGAICSNYAPARDA from the coding sequence ATGGAGAAATACGACGGTGAGCAAGGACAGCGCAACCTGTCCACTGCAAAAGTCGGGTTGGTTCAGACGGCACACGCCGGGATATACGTCCCGTTGCAGCACTGCGATACGTTGTGGTTTCAAGTTGGCGGAACGATTTGCAATTTGTGGTGCACCCACTGCTTCATCAGTTGCAGCCCCCGGAATCACACCTTTGGTTTCATGTCCCGCCGGCAGGTGCGTGAGTACCTCGCCGAGTCCGTGCGCCTGGGCGTGAAGGAATATTACTTCACCGGCGGCGAGCCGTTCATGAACCACGAGCTGCTCGACATTCTCAGCGACACGCTCGCGCTCGGGCCGGCCAGCGTGCTCACCAACGGCCTGCTGCTCAGCCCGCGCGTTGCCCGCGAGCTGCAGCAGCTCGCGGCGCACAGCCCCTACACCCTCGAGCTGCGCATCAGCCTGGATGGTTTCTCGCCCGCCACCAATGATCCGATCCGCGGCCGGGGCACGTTTGCGCGCGCCCTGCAGGGCGTGGCGAACCTGGTGCAAGCCGGCTTTCTCCCCATCATCACCTGCATGCAAAGCTGGCCGGATGAGCAACACGATCAGGTGCTGGCCGGCTTTCGTGCCGCGCTGGCCGACATCGGCTACACCCGGCCGCGTCTGAAGATTCTGCCGCCACTGCGCATCGGGCGCGAGGCGGAGCGCGAACGCGGCTACACACCGGCGGAACGCGTCACCCCGGAGATGATGGCGGGCTATGACACCGGCGTTTTGCTGTGCAGCAGCAGCCGCACGGCCACTGATCGCGGCGTGTTCGTCTGCCCGATTCTCATTGAAAAACCGGACGCCAAACTGGGCGACTCCCTGGCCGAGGCCCTTCACCCCTTCCCGCTGCGCCATCAGGCCTGTTACACCTGCTATCTCAGCGGCGCCATTTGCAGCAACTATGCCCCGGCACGTGACGCATGA